In Torulaspora globosa chromosome 1, complete sequence, a genomic segment contains:
- the STE13 gene encoding Ste13p (ancestral locus Anc_8.638), whose amino-acid sequence MSSTRSHKRKNSHLFLQRKNSSSADMSIELNNFTVPDNQDVERQPLSDISNSLPRLDLRDRKVSRFTLLVIAVSVVISCLLVIPIYTASSSPAKPSSDKSGQSTLKSRFTIDDVLNGDFLTEEKMFRFVRPPGLIRYHDSDPGLYLTTEVDSEGKTGFVARQLYHAEFSEDLGLNEFSYEGTHYTVQSVKVSHRLDKMILGTDLEPEFRYSSRGHYFLRDTEMGTVKPITPLQSGELVKISYAHFSPNYNYIYFVFGNDLYIQNVYTNGAAKRITTDGSADVSNGKPDWVYEEEILASEQAVWWSPDDAKLVFAKFNDSSVESYHLPKFTTDAMYPPITSIKYPKPGTENPEVELYLFDMRQGVLYLLSKLSFSDDEPVKLDSILYDADWLDSDSFMFKVTDRSSKKMSVKIYNARMNTLMTTRTIDSSSYNGWIEKTKKILPIPPNEAKDRKGTGYVDIQTDANGYNHLFYFSSVASSEGTQITSGNWEITGSGIVGYEYETDTIFFTANEIDPMSQHLYAASLDFKGERETHLTILQETTSYDFYEFQLSSSGRYALMKMKGPDLPYTAAGLLSDVLDYKKINQDEVLILTKNEILQKSLEKHAIPSTSYKTMVTEDGATLDYVEIKPAHMDAKKKYPLLVSVYGGPGSRTYTNKFNIFFEQAVASGLDAIVLQIEPRSVGGKGWKYKSMAKEKLGYWEPRDVAHVTRTFMQHNQANIDEKRVAIWGWSYGGYTSLKTIEYDQGNTFKYMMAVAPVTNWTLYNSFYTERYMNKPSKNPSGYSDIAVVKDIAAFRKLQRFVVMHGTADDNVHIQNTYQFVDKLNLQGIKNYDMVIFPDSDHSIRYHNAQRIIFERLYAWLSEAFSGHLDIDDSYTVTPT is encoded by the coding sequence ATGTCATCTACTCGATCTCATAAGAGAAAGAACAgccatcttttcttgcAACGCAAGAACTCCAGCTCCGCTGATATGTCTATTGAGTTGAACAATTTTACGGTCCCCGATAACCAAGACGTGGAACGTCAGCCTCTTTCGGATATTTCAAATTCACTACCAAGATTGGATTTGCGAGATCGTAAGGTTTCCAGATTTACTCTCCTGGTGATTGCAGTATCAGTAGTGATATCATGCCTTTTGGTTATACCGATATACACGGCCAGTTCAAGCCCTGCAAAGCCGAGTTCGGACAAGAGTGGTCAATCGACGTTGAAAAGTCGTTTCACGATTGACGACGTTTTGAATGGCGACTTTTTGACTGAGGAGAAGATGTTCAGGTTCGTAAGGCCTCCAGGACTAATACGATATCATGATTCAGACCCCGGCTTGTATCTGACAACCGAGGTTGATTCGGAAGGTAAGACGGGGTTCGTTGCAAGACAGCTATACCATGCTGAGTTCAGCGAAGATCTTGGGTTGAACGAATTTTCATACGAAGGGACCCATTACACAGTGCAAAGTGTGAAAGTCAGTCATAGACTCGATAAGATGATTTTAGGTACTGATTTAGAACCGGAGTTCAgatattcttcaagaggCCACTACTTCCTGAGAGATACAGAAATGGGGACTGTGAAACCAATAACACCTCTGCAATCGGGCGAGCTGGTGAAAATCTCGTATGCACACTTTTCGCCGAACTACAACTACATCTATTTTGTTTTTGGAAATGACCTCTATATTCAGAACGTTTACACAAACGGTGCTGCAAAGCGAATCACAACGGATGGATCAGCGGATGTTTCCAACGGTAAACCGGACTGGGTTtacgaggaagaaattttGGCGTCTGAACAGGCGGTATGGTGGTCTCCGGATGATGCGAAGCTGGTTTTCGCCAAGTTCAACGATAGCAGCGTCGAATCTTATCATCTGCCAAAGTTTACAACCGATGCAATGTACCCACCTATCACAAGCATCAAGTATCCTAAACCCGGCACAGAAAATCCCGAAGTCGAACTGTACTTGTTTGATATGAGACAAGGCGTTCTTTATCTGTTGAGTAAACTGAGCTTCAGCGATGACGAACCAGTCAAATTGGACTCTATACTTTACGATGCTGATTGGCTGGATTCTGACTCATTCATGTTCAAGGTAACGGATCGATCATCAAAAAAGATGTCTGTCAAGATTTATAATGCGAGAATGAATACTTTGATGACTACTAGGACAATAGATTCGAGTTCATACAACGGCTGGATCGAAAAGACCAAAAAGATATTGCCAATTCCACCCAACGAAGCCAAAGATCGGAAAGGCACCGGGTATGTGGATATTCAGACAGACGCAAACGGATATAATCACCTCTTTTATTTCAGCTCTGTCGCAAGCAGCGAGGGAACTCAAATCACGAGCGGAAACTGGGAAATAACGGGCAGTGGTATAGTTGGTTATGAGTATGAAACTGATactattttcttcaccgCAAATGAGATTGATCCGATGTCACAACATCTTTATGCCGCATCGCTGGATTTCAAAGGAGAGAGAGAGACCCATCTAACGATTCTGCAAGAGACTACAAGCTATGACTTTTATGAATTCCAGCTCAGCTCAAGTGGTAGATATGCgctgatgaaaatgaaGGGACCTGATTTGCCTTATACCGCAGCTGGACTTCTATCGGACGTTCTGGACTATAAGAAGATTAATCAGGACGAGGTTCTCATCTTAACAAAAAACGAAATCTTGCAGAAGTCCTTAGAGAAGCATGCAATTCCCTCAACAAGTTACAAGACCATGGTGACGGAAGACGGAGCGACACTTGATTACGTTGAGATCAAGCCTGCTCACATggatgccaagaagaagtatcCACTACTGGTGAGTGTCTACGGGGGCCCAGGATCTAGAACCTACACTAATAAGTTTAACATATTTTTTGAGCAGGCTGTAGCATCGGGTCTAGACGCTATTGTGCTGCAAATAGAACCAAGAAGTGTTGGTGGCAAAGGTTGGAAGTACAAATCAATGGCTAAGGAAAAATTGGGTTATTGGGAGCCACGCGATGTAGCGCATGTTACTAGAACATTCATGCAACATAACCAAGCTAATATTGACGAGAAGCGGGTGGCCATCTGGGGCTGGTCGTACGGTGGCTAtacttctttgaaaacGATCGAGTACGATCAAGGCAACACGTTCAAATATATGATGGCGGTCGCCCCAGTGACAAATTGGACCCTTTACAACTCATTTTACACCGAGAGATATATGAACAAGCCGTCTAAAAATCCCAGCGGCTACAGTGATATTGCTGTGGTGAAAGATATAGCAGCATTTAGGAAGCTGCAACGATTTGTAGTGATGCATGGTACGGCCGATGACAATGTGCACATTCAGAACACATACCAGTTTGTTGATAAGCTAAATCTACAGGGGATCAAGAACTATGATATGGTTATATTTCCAGATTCTGATCACTCGATTCGGTACCATAACGCTCAAAGAATCATATTCGAGAGGTTATACGCTTGGCTCAGCGAGGCATTTTCAGGACATTTAGATATTGACGACTCATATACAGTTACACCAACCTAA
- the RPL5 gene encoding 60S ribosomal protein uL18 (ancestral locus Anc_8.639), translating to MSFLKIVKTSAYHSRFQTAFRRRREGKTDYYQRKRLVAQHKAKYATPKYRLVVRFTNKDIICQIVSSTITGDVVLAAAYSHELPRYGITHGLTNWSAAYATGLLIARRTLQKLGLDETYKGVEEVEGEYELTEAVEDGPRPFKVFLDIGLQRTTTGARVFGALKGASDGGLYIPHSENRFPGWDFEAEELDADLLRSYIFGGHVSQYMEELADDDEERFSELFKGYLADDIDADSLEDIYASAHEAIRADPSFKPTEKKFTKEQYAAESKKYRQQKLTREQRQERVAAKIAALTESQ from the coding sequence ATGTCCTTCCTAAAGATCGTCAAGACCTCTGCTTACCATTCTCGTTTCCAAACTGccttcagaagaagaagagaaggtAAGACCGATTACtaccaaagaaagagattggTCGCTCAACACAAGGCCAAGTATGCTACTCCAAAGTACAGACTAGTGGTCAGATTCACCAACAAGGACATCATCTGCCAGATCGTGTCTTCCACCATCACCGGTGACGTTGTGTTGGCTGCTGCTTACTCCCACGAGCTTCCAAGATACGGTATCACCCACGGTTTGACCAACTGGTCCGCTGCTTACGCCACCGGTCTGTTGATCGCCAGAAGAACCCTGCAGAAGTTGGGCTTGGACGAGACCTACAAGGGCGTCGAGGAAGTTGAAGGTGAATACGAATTGACCGAGGCTGTCGAAGATGGTCCACGTCCTTTCAAGGTGTTCTTGGACATCGGTTTGCAAAGAACCACCACTGGTGCCAGAGTGTTTGGTGCTCTAAAGGGTGCTTCCGACGGTGGTCTGTACATCCCACACTCCGAGAACAGATTCCCAGGTTGGgatttcgaagctgaagagTTGGACGCTGACTTGTTGAGATCCTACATCTTCGGTGGTCACGTCTCTCAATACATGGAAGAATTGGCcgacgacgatgaggagaGATTCTCCGAGTTGTTCAAGGGTTACTTGGCCGATGACATCGATGCTGACTCTCTTGAGGACATCTACGCTTCCGCTCATGAAGCTATCAGAGCTGACCCATCATTCAAGCCAACTGAAAAGAAGTTCACCAAGGAGCAATACGCCGCTGAATCCAAGAAGTACAGACAACAAAAATTGACCAGGGAACAAAGACAAGAACGTGTTGCTGCCAAGATCGCTGCTTTGACCGAGAGCCAGTAG
- the RCN2 gene encoding Rcn2p (ancestral locus Anc_8.640), translating to MPEQLEKKFKEARTQILITDIPKIKFDSKWPEDLEKELFEREFVDLKRKLQYYTPLAFLNRIVIIFDDEAAAETVYEYLKDRLRNFSYRIYLAESLLAKPRAKSMDDAEESDSPGGESQNHCKPVLSINTYRSTGASSLSLSLGSPSLSPEKNSLDSPTLLKFDSQSKAHYYQEPLPRSDRGSSLTSFSSCTDVPKYLYKPEPSPMTTTSSGGLASSISSDDKIPPPSPSITLKEFPR from the coding sequence ATGCCGGAGCAGTTGGaaaagaagttcaaagaagctAGAACCCAAATATTGATCACCGATATTCcgaagatcaaatttgatTCGAAATGGCCAGAGgatctggagaaggagctgTTTGAGCGAGAGTTTGTTGACTTGAAGCGGAAATTGCAATACTACACGCCCCTGGCATTTTTGAATAGAATCGTCATAATattcgatgacgaagcCGCAGCTGAGACGGTATACGAGTATTTGAAAGATCGTCTGAGAAATTTTTCCTATAGGATTTATCTAGCAGAGTCACTGCTGGCAAAACCGCGGGCCAAATCCATGGACGATGCGGAAGAGTCCGATAGTCCAGGCGGTGAATCTCAGAACCACTGTAAGCCAGTGCTTTCGATTAACACGTATCGCAGTACTGGAGCGAGCTCGTTGTCTCTATCGCTTGGGAGTCCTTCCCTTTCCCCTGAAAAAAATAGCCTAGACTCGCCTACACTCCTAAAGTTTGATAGCCAGTCCAAGGCACATTACTATCAGGAGCCCTTGCCGAGGTCCGACAGAGGCAGTTCTCTAACGAGCTTTTCATCGTGCACAGATGTGCCCAAATACCTGTACAAGCCCGAGCCTTCGCCAATGACAACTACTTCGTCCGGCGGCCTCGCCAGCTCGATAAGTTCCGACGACAAGATACCACCACCAAGCCCCAGCATTACTCTCAAGGAATTTCCTCGTTAA
- the COX11 gene encoding Cox11p (ancestral locus Anc_8.641), whose translation MNRLALWTFSQPVVRVALRGATRRRSCLSSSVRFQSSHVDLSKLTRAEIKYLREQKINQERKHRGRTVAFYFSSIAVVFLGLAYAAVPLYRAICARTGYGGIPITDKRKFTEDKLIPVNTDKRIRVAFTSEVSQILPWKFTPEQREVYVQPGETALAFYKAKNTSDKDIIGMATYSITPGEAAPFFNKIQCFCFEEQKLSAGEEIDMPVFFFIDPDFASDPAMRNIDDIILHYTFFRAHYADGSAVSDGAKVSDAAEINGQLLSPTAVVDGA comes from the coding sequence ATGAACAGATTGGCTCTTTGGACTTTCAGCCAGCCGGTAGTGAGAGTTGCTCTTCGAGGTGCAACAAGGCGCCGGTCTTGTCTAAGCAGCAGCGTCAGGTTCCAATCGTCTCATGTGGATCTGAGCAAGTTGACCAGGGCAGAAATCAAATACCTACGTGAGCAAAAAATCAATCAGGAACGTAAGCATCGCGGCCGTACCGTTGCTTTCTACTTTAGCAGCATTGCTGTGGTTTTCCTTGGGCTGGCATATGCGGCAGTGCCACTTTACAGAGCCATTTGCGCACGTACAGGCTATGGTGGTATCCCGATTACGGACAAGAGGAAGTTTACAGAGGATAAGCTGATTCCTGTCAACACCGACAAGCGGATTCGAGTGGCATTCACGAGCGAAGTGTCGCAAATATTGCCGTGGAAATTCACCCCCGAGCAACGTGAGGTGTACGTGCAGCCAGGCGAGACGGCTCTGGCGTTCTACAAAGCCAAGAACACGAGTGATAAAGATATAATCGGGATGGCCACGTATAGTATCACGCCCGGTGAGGCAGCGCCGTTTTTCAATAAGATCCAGTGTTTctgttttgaagagcagaagtTGTCGGCGggcgaagagatcgacATGCCCgtgttcttcttcatcgaccCCGACTTTGCCAGCGATCCAGCGATGAGGAACATCGACGATATCATACTGCATTacaccttcttcagagcGCACTACGCGGACGGATCCGCCGTGTCCGACGGCGCCAAAGTGAGCGACGCGGCGGAGATCAACGGCCAGCTGCTGTCTCCGACGGCTGTGGTCGATGGCGCCTAA
- the RDS2 gene encoding gluconeogenesis transcription factor RDS2 (ancestral locus Anc_8.642) encodes MSVPEKKRKKNGRSCVFCRRSHLICDDQRPCTRCVKRDIAHLCTDENGSNSATPGPIGDQGRSSMDLGPNETVGLPETQANVNSGAPMSRTSSLLPQQPTFVSEHVGSEFSSLNEFLNMLEDPLLMNQSGQQAKPEPEGSGSFANGDATSVVIDPNQPNQPSVHDNTAATPKEHFFLTAADPSTEMTPENRLKLVINAKLEAGLLQPYNYAQGYSRLQNYMDKYMNQSSKQRILKPLSTIRPAFRAIARSLKDVDLVLVEEGFERMLLSYDRVFTSMSMPACLWRRTGEIYRANKEFASLVDCTVDDLRDGRLAIYELMTEESAVNFWEKYGSIAFDKGQKAVLTSCNLRTRDGRRKRPCCFSFTIRRDRYNIPICIVGNFIPIS; translated from the coding sequence ATGAGTGTACCTGAGAAGAAGCGAAAGAAGAATGGAAGGTCATGTGTGTTTTGCCGCAGGTCGCATTTGATTTGCGATGATCAACGGCCTTGTACCAGATGTGTCAAGAGAGACATAGCGCATCTATGCACGGATGAAAATGGATCGAATTCTGCTACTCCTGGGCCAATTGGTGATCAAGGGAGGTCTTCGATGGACTTGGGCCCGAACGAGACCGTTGGATTGCCGGAGACGCAAGCGAACGTGAATAGCGGGGCTCCGATGAGCAgaacttcaagtcttttACCACAACAGCCCACGTTTGTGTCGGAACATGTTGGGTCAGAGTTCAGCTCGCTGAATGAGTTTTTAAATATGCTGGAGGACCCGTTGCTGATGAACCAGTCAGGGCAGCAGGCGAAACCGGAGCCTGAAGGCTCCGGTAGTTTCGCCAATGGCGATGCCACATCAGTGGTGATCGATCCAAATCAACCAAACCAGCCTTCAGTGCATGATAACACTGCAGCCACTCCCAAGGAGCACTTCTTCCTGACCGCGGCGGACCCGTCAACGGAGATGACGCCAGAGAACAGGCTGAAGCTGGTGATCAATGCAAAGCTAGAGGCAGGTCTACTGCAACCGTACAATTACGCTCAGGGCTACTCAAGATTGCAAAACTATATGGACAAGTACATGAATCAGTCGTCAAAGCAGCGAATACTGAAACCGCTCTCAACGATTCGTCCCGCGTTCAGAGCGATCGCTAGGTCGTTGAAAGACGTGGACCTGGTTCTTGTAGAGGAGGGCTTTGAAAGGATGCTTTTGTCGTATGATCGCGTCTTCACATCGATGAGCATGCCCGCATGTCTGTGGAGGCGTACCGGCGAGATCTACAGGGCAAACAAGGAATTTGCTTCGCTGGTCGACTGCACGGTGGACGATCTTCGAGATGGGAGGCTGGCGATTTATGAATTGATGACTGAAGAAAGTGCTGTCAATTTCTGGGAGAAATACGGTTCGATAGCCTTCGATAAGGGGCAGAAAGCTGTGCTTACAAGCTGCAACCTTAGGACAAGGGatggcagaagaaagagaccATGCTGCTTCAGTTTTACAATAAGGCGAGACAGGTACAACATACCGATCTGTATTGTTGGTAACTTTATACCTATTTCCTAA
- the MCT1 gene encoding [acyl-carrier-protein] S-malonyltransferase (ancestral locus Anc_8.643): protein MMRLVTFPGQGTAISIPVLKSVIRNKAKEFENILERNGNHSKELLQFIFANPSSPGSIAVCSNLYYQLYRSSSKRVSEREILLGHSLGELTCLSANGLFSLKDLFDIANYRNELMVRCTEKYLQAHRISRSSLFEMWALSSPKATDLPQEVNQLVSSLPIQTVSIANANSVKQCVVTGLVEDLESLRTELHLRFPMLRITELTNPYNIPFHNKAVLEPTRGPLYDFIWQILKKNQTHTFTELESPIIANLDGQISTLVHHALEKFVKCSSNTVQFTMCYDTINDSLKGQVDESVSIGPGSVIYNLIRRNCPNLNNYEYSSLTTIEKFNDDHEITEQ, encoded by the coding sequence ATGATGCGATTAGTGACTTTCCCTGGTCAGGGAACGGCGATTTCGATACCGGTGTTGAAGTCTGTCATCAGGAATAAAGCCAAGGAATTCGAGAACATACTGGAGAGGAATGGAAATCATTCGAAGGAGCTTCTGCAGTTCATCTTTGCAAATCCTTCGAGTCCCGGGAGCATCGCTGTTTGCTCCAATTTGTACTACCAGCTGTACAGATCGTCTTCGAAGAGGGTTTCCGAGCGAGAGATACTACTGGGCCACTCGCTGGGCGAACTGACGTGTCTGAGCGCGAATGGGCTGTTCTCGCTGAAGGATCTGTTTGATATAGCCAATTACCGGAACGAGCTGATGGTTCGATGTACCGAGAAGTATCTGCAGGCACATCGGATCAGTCGGTCGTCGCTGTTCGAGATGTGGGCGCTTTCATCGCCAAAGGCTACCGATCTGCCGCAGGAGGTGAACCAGCTGGTGTCGTCGCTGCCGATCCAGACGGTGTCAATTGCGAATGCGAACTCGGTGAAACAGTGTGTGGTGACAGGGCTGGTGGAGGATCTAGAATCGCTGAGGACCGAGCTGCACCTGCGATTTCCCATGCTGCGAATTACCGAGTTGACCAACCCATACAATATTCCGTTCCATAACAAAGCCGTGCTGGAGCCCACCAGAGGCCCGTTGTACGATTTTATCTGgcaaatcttgaagaagaaccaaACCCACACGTTCACCGAGCTGGAGTCGCCGATAATAGCCAACTTGGACGGTCAAATATCCACGCTGGTGCACCAcgctttggagaaatttGTGAaatgcagcagcaacaCGGTCCAGTTCACAATGTGCTACGACACCATCAATGACAGCCTGAAAGGCCAGGTGGATGAATCGGTCAGCATCGGTCCCGGAAGCGTCATTTACAACCTCATAAGAAGGAACTGTCCCAATCTGAACAATTATGAATATTCCTCACTAACCACTATTGAGAAATTTAATGATGATCATGAGATAACAGAACAATAA
- the ODC2 gene encoding mitochondrial 2-oxodicarboxylate carrier (ancestral locus Anc_8.644) — translation MSEPQSLPFFYQFIAGAVAGISEILVMYPLDVVKTRMQLQVSQAVGSAAAAQEHYTGVADCIRKIVQKEGASRLYKGISSPVLMEAPKRATKFACNDEFQKIYKNMFGSPVMTQPLSVLSGASAGVCEAFVVVPFELVKIRLQDSRSNYKGPVDVVRQIIAKEGVLAMYNGLESTMWRHAVWNAGYFGVIFQVRGMLSKPQNKTQKTVNDLIAGTIGGTFGSLLSTPFDVVKSRIQNTAVVAGVVRKYNWSWPSMFTVYREEGFRALYKGFVPKVLRLGPGGGILLVVFTEVSDFFRRMNL, via the coding sequence ATGTCAGAACCGCAATCATTACCGTTTTTCTACCAGTTTATTGCCGGTGCCGTTGCAGGCATATCGGAGATCCTAGTGATGTATCCACTCGATGTGGTGAAAACTAGAATGCAATTGCAGGTGAGTCAGGCAGTTGGCAGTGCCGCTGCCGCTCAGGAGCACTATACCGGTGTGGCTGACTGTATCAGGAAGATTGTGCAGAAAGAAGGTGCGTCGCGCCTGTACAAAGGGATCTCTTCTCCAGTGTTGATGGAGGCACCAAAGAGGGCTACGAAATTTGCGTGCAACGATGAGTTCCAGAAGATCTACAAGAATATGTTTGGGAGTCCCGTGATGACGCAGCCGCTTTCCGTGCTGAGTGGTGCGTCAGCAGGTGTGTGTGAAGCGTTTGTCGTTGTGCCGTTCGAGCTGGTGAAGATCAGACTGCAGGACTCGAGATCGAACTACAAGGGGCCCGTGGATGTTGTGAGACAGATCATCGCCAAGGAGGGTGTCCTGGCCATGTACAACGGGCTGGAGTCTACGATGTGGAGACACGCTGTGTGGAATGCCGGCTATTTCGGCGTGATCTTCCAGGTTAGAGGCATGTTGTCCAAACCACAGAACAAGACGCAGAAAACGGTAAACGACCTGATTGCAGGTACGATCGGTGGTACCTTTGGTTCTTTGCTAAGCACGCCATTTGATGTCGTGAAGTCGAGAATCCAGAACACGGCCGTCGTGGCCGGCGTGGTCAGAAAATACAACTGGTCGTGGCCCTCGATGTTCACTGTGTACCGCGAAGAAGGTTTCAGAGCTCTCTACAAGGGTTTCGTTCCGAAGGTATTGAGACTGGGCCCTGGAGGTGGTATCCTGTTGGTCGTGTTCACCGAAGTGAGCGACTTCTTTAGAAGAATGAATTTATAG
- the DSC3 gene encoding Dsc3p (ancestral locus Anc_8.645): MRTGLSMSQEPLLPLYNARGAETGTSRSRYLVIRFSDVSIHDLPLDITQVPYSSINTHWLREKCREFRSDETSMRRLRFIHGGAMLNTHTDLSEELNRYFMQQQQRSGEDENRFYIHCIVGTERLTREQVANEDSLDDIAPSSEGTTTQAIGFDRLRAVGFSEQEIELLRQQFRSAYGDLEEEMANSQPRDLRQLEEQWMESDARNNDLNAPGAGGFNSAPIANYKHNRDLLIGICIGFFLGVFGLLLMKMNGLFNKRQKMSIFAGIIVNIMFNIVRSF; this comes from the coding sequence ATGAGGACAGGGTTAAGCATGTCTCAAGAGCCATTACTGCCTTTATACAACGCCAGAGGGGCGGAAACTGGAACCTCCCGCAGTCGGTACTTGGTTATTCGGTTCTCGGATGTCAGCATCCATGATCTGCCTCTAGATATCACACAGGTACCCTACAGCTCAATTAACACACATTGGCTGCGAGAAAAGTGTCGGGAGTTTCGAAGCGATGAGACTTCGATGAGAAGACTGCGGTTTATTCACGGCGGTGCGATGCTGAATACACATACGGACCTTTCCGAAGAGCTGAATCGATATTTTAtgcagcaacagcagcggAGCGGAGAAGACGAGAACCGCTTCTACATCCATTGCATTGTGGGTACAGAGAGGTTGACCCGGGAACAAGTGGCCAATGAGGACTCGCTGGACGACATCGCGCCCTCGAGCGAGGGGACCACGACCCAGGCGATCGGGTTCGACAGGCTGCGGGCAGTCGGCTTCTCTGAGCAAGAGATAGAGCTGCTGAGGCAGCAGTTCCGCTCTGCGTACGgtgatcttgaagaagaaatggCCAACAGCCAGCCGCGCGATCTGCGACAGTTGGAGGAGCAGTGGATGGAGAGCGACGCTCGGAACAACGATCTAAACGCCCCCGGTGCCGGCGGCTTCAACTCGGCACCCATTGCGAACTACAAGCACAACCGAGACCTTCTGATCGGGATCTGCATCGGGTTTTTCCTCGGGGTGTTCGGCCtcctgctgatgaagatgaacgGCCTGTTCAACAAGCGACAGAAAATGTCCATCTTTGCCGGGATCATCGTCAACATCATGTTCAACATCGTGCGGAGTTTTTAA
- the RPB8 gene encoding DNA-directed RNA polymerase core subunit RPB8 (ancestral locus Anc_8.646), with the protein MSSTLFDDVFTVTEVDPGRYNKVSRIEATSTTQEQCKLSLDVNTDLFPVQTQEQLTVTIASSLTGEEAGNGAAGTRSWRPPPPGERSLADDYDYVMYGMAYKFEEVSKDLIAVYYSFGGLLMRLEGNYRTLNNVKQENAYLLIRR; encoded by the coding sequence ATGTCGAGCACGCTGTTTGACGATGTGTTTACCGTGACGGAGGTGGACCCCGGTCGGTACAACAAGGTGTCGCGGATTGAGGCGACTTCGACGACACAGGAGCAGTGTAAGCTGTCGCTCGATGTGAACACGGATCTGTTCCCGGTGCAGACGCAGGAACAGCTGACGGTGACGATTGCGTCGTCGCTGACGGGGGAGGAGGCCGGGAACGGTGCTGCCGGGACCAGGAGCTGGAGACCTCCGCCTCCTGGGGAGCGGTCGCTTGCCGATGACTACGACTACGTGATGTACGGGATGGCGTAcaagtttgaagaggtGAGCAAGGACCTCATCGCCGTGTACTACTCGTTTGGCGGACTGCTGATGAGACTGGAGGGCAATTACAGGACTCTGAACAACGTGAAGCAGGAGAATGCATACCTTCTGATCCGCCGCTGA
- the ISU2 gene encoding putative iron-binding protein ISU2 (ancestral locus Anc_8.647) codes for MFSRLFRPSVTAARGRGIEVSRRLYHPKVIDHYTNPRNVGSLDKTLPNVGTGLVGAPACGDVMKLQIQVDDAGVIENVKFKTFGCGSAIASSSYMTELVRGKTLEDAAKIKNTEIAKELSLPPVKLHCSMLAEDAIKAAIKDYQKKRKTATVLR; via the coding sequence atgTTTTCTAGATTGTTCAGACCGAGCGTGACAGCAGCTAGAGGCCGTGGTATTGAGGTGAGCAGGAGACTGTATCATCCGAAGGTGATCGACCATTACACAAACCCTAGAAATGTGGGATCGCTGGATAAGACGCTGCCCAACGTTGGGACCGGGCTTGTGGGCGCGCCAGCGTGTGGGGACGTGATGAAATTGCAGATTCAGGTGGACGATGCGGGAGTGATCGAGAACGTGAAGTTTAAGACGTTTGGGTGCGGGTCTGCAATTGCGTCTTCTTCGTATATGACGGAGCTGGTGCGTGGCAAGACGCTGGAGGACGCggccaagatcaagaacacGGAGATTGCGAAGGAGCTGAGTCTGCCACCGGTGAAGCTGCATTGCTCGATGCTGGCGGAGGACGCGATCAAGGCGGCGATCAAGGACTACCAGAAGAAGCGCAAGACGGCAACGGTGCTGCGCTGA